In one window of Candidatus Omnitrophota bacterium DNA:
- a CDS encoding phosphotransferase: MRINRGYTDFLAGIKKISFDKNEFRPFQDDIQRACHFFSIGKLRYYKKEGGGDFIHTNPLIFVVTSQGKHTLKFYPLDAAKQIVIESAVNRYLINQRFPTPAMHMGHDGQPFWASNGRLAACYSYVDGFPVWERIGQRNVVRKINTALLSLKNFLSRAEHIPFKKEENLTTLIKKLANSSCALAPYDQKEMIDAFLLCAGQTYQYHGLLFTRQRLHNDANLTNFLVHKKTIYALDLSHVREDYALADLASLVLSCIYFGAPLTMVKIAAKDYFTQHKIAHKFSPVLNTLVRIGLIDNYIGKIEREKSMDLPAYPPDLRRTHISQLLARKKIIIAVLKKMRDNPRFLV, from the coding sequence ATGCGAATCAACCGCGGCTACACCGATTTTCTTGCTGGTATCAAGAAAATATCGTTTGATAAGAACGAGTTCCGCCCTTTCCAAGATGACATCCAACGCGCCTGCCACTTCTTCTCAATTGGAAAACTCCGGTATTATAAAAAAGAGGGGGGGGGCGACTTCATTCATACCAACCCACTGATCTTTGTCGTAACTTCGCAGGGAAAGCATACGCTTAAATTTTATCCACTGGATGCGGCCAAACAAATCGTCATTGAATCCGCCGTAAACCGCTACTTGATTAATCAGCGTTTCCCAACGCCGGCCATGCACATGGGGCATGACGGCCAGCCCTTTTGGGCCAGCAATGGCCGTCTCGCCGCCTGCTACTCTTATGTTGACGGCTTTCCGGTATGGGAGCGAATCGGGCAACGAAACGTTGTCCGTAAAATCAATACCGCTTTACTCTCTTTAAAAAATTTTCTATCGAGAGCGGAACACATCCCCTTCAAGAAAGAAGAAAACTTAACGACACTTATAAAAAAACTAGCCAACTCATCCTGTGCCTTAGCCCCATATGACCAAAAAGAAATGATTGACGCGTTTCTACTATGCGCAGGCCAAACATACCAGTATCATGGGCTGTTATTTACCCGCCAACGCCTTCACAATGATGCCAATCTCACCAATTTCCTCGTGCACAAGAAAACGATCTATGCCCTTGATCTGTCCCACGTCCGAGAAGATTACGCCCTTGCCGACCTCGCAAGCCTGGTGTTGTCCTGCATATATTTTGGCGCTCCCCTCACAATGGTGAAGATCGCAGCCAAAGACTATTTCACCCAGCATAAAATCGCTCATAAGTTTTCCCCGGTTCTTAATACCTTGGTTAGAATTGGGCTTATTGATAATTATATAGGAAAGATCGAGCGTGAAAAGTCTATGGACCTTCCCGCATATCCGCCAGATCTTCGGCGCACCCACATATCCCAGCTCTTGGCCCGCAAAAAAATTATTATCGCCGTATTGAAGAAGATGCGCGATAACCCAAGATTCCTTGTTTAA
- a CDS encoding ATP-binding cassette domain-containing protein, translated as MALISLQDISIAFGGPLIFDKLSLQLEPGERVALLGRNGAGKTTLMRVIAGHFGADEGQIVRQQGLEVTHLPQEIPADVQGNLFDIVASGLGKRGEVLKEYHHISHRLHTEHTPELMRRLDRVQAELDRTESWDINNQVESVLSHMKLDPEADFEKLSGGQKRRALLARALVIEPDILLLDEPTNHLDIDSINWLEEFLKKYSGTLLFVTHDRMFMRHLATRIVELDRGRIFSWDCDYDTFLQRKQMALENEDVQRAEFEKKLAQEEVWIRQGVKARRVRNEGRVKALERMREVKKAQRQAVGKVNMQAQEAERSGHSVIKAANLGYWYDDKCLFKNFSTNVMRGDKIGLIGPNGSGKTTLLRLLLGKMEPLQGKVRLGTNLEIAYYDQLREQLDEEKTVAENICGNSDTLMINGKPRHIIGYMQDFLFSPDRVRTPVKVLSGGERNRLLLARLFTKPSNVLVMDEPTNDLDVETLELLEELLSEYPGTILLVSHDRAFLNNVVTSTIVLEGDGEVNEYPGGYDDWLSQRKPKAKEANPRPDINKEEEAPRPAKPRPRKLSYKEEQELAALPAQIEKLEAEQDELYQQMTDPAFFKKPPAEITQAKARLEQIEDELLKTFTRWEFLEDSRQAGG; from the coding sequence ATGGCGCTGATCAGTTTACAGGACATTTCGATCGCCTTCGGCGGGCCGCTCATTTTTGACAAGTTGAGCCTGCAACTGGAGCCCGGCGAGCGCGTGGCCCTGCTGGGCCGCAACGGCGCCGGCAAAACGACCTTGATGAGGGTCATCGCCGGCCATTTCGGCGCGGATGAGGGGCAGATCGTGCGCCAGCAGGGGCTGGAAGTCACGCACCTGCCGCAGGAGATCCCCGCCGATGTCCAGGGGAACCTGTTCGACATTGTCGCGTCGGGGCTGGGCAAGAGAGGAGAGGTCCTCAAGGAATATCATCACATCAGCCACCGCCTTCATACGGAGCACACGCCTGAGTTGATGCGCCGGCTGGACCGGGTCCAGGCCGAACTGGACCGCACCGAAAGCTGGGACATCAATAACCAGGTGGAATCCGTGCTCTCGCACATGAAGCTCGACCCGGAAGCGGATTTTGAAAAACTGTCCGGCGGGCAGAAGCGGCGCGCCCTGCTGGCCAGGGCCCTGGTGATCGAGCCGGACATCCTTCTTCTGGACGAGCCCACCAATCACCTGGACATCGATTCCATCAACTGGCTGGAAGAGTTCCTGAAAAAATATTCCGGGACATTGCTGTTCGTCACCCATGACCGCATGTTCATGCGCCACCTGGCCACGCGGATCGTGGAGCTTGACCGCGGGAGGATTTTCAGCTGGGATTGCGATTACGACACCTTCCTGCAGCGCAAACAGATGGCGCTGGAGAATGAGGACGTCCAGCGGGCCGAGTTTGAGAAAAAACTGGCCCAGGAAGAGGTATGGATCCGCCAGGGCGTCAAGGCCCGCCGGGTGCGCAATGAAGGCCGGGTCAAGGCGCTCGAGCGGATGCGCGAAGTGAAGAAGGCCCAGCGCCAGGCCGTCGGGAAAGTCAACATGCAGGCCCAGGAGGCGGAGCGCTCCGGGCACAGCGTGATCAAGGCCGCGAACCTGGGATACTGGTATGATGACAAATGCCTTTTCAAGAATTTCTCGACGAACGTCATGCGCGGCGACAAGATCGGGCTGATCGGCCCCAACGGATCGGGGAAGACAACCCTTTTACGCCTGCTGCTGGGAAAGATGGAACCGCTTCAGGGCAAGGTGCGGCTGGGGACCAATCTGGAGATCGCCTATTACGATCAACTGAGAGAACAGCTGGACGAAGAAAAGACCGTGGCTGAAAATATCTGCGGGAACAGCGACACGCTCATGATCAACGGCAAGCCGAGGCACATCATCGGCTATATGCAGGATTTCCTTTTTTCGCCGGACCGGGTCCGGACCCCGGTGAAGGTCCTTTCCGGCGGGGAGCGCAACCGTCTATTGCTGGCCCGGCTGTTCACCAAGCCGTCCAACGTGCTGGTCATGGATGAGCCGACCAATGACCTGGACGTCGAGACCCTGGAACTGCTCGAAGAATTGCTGTCGGAGTATCCCGGGACCATCCTGCTGGTCAGCCATGACCGCGCCTTTTTGAACAATGTGGTCACCAGCACCATCGTCCTGGAAGGTGACGGCGAGGTCAATGAATATCCCGGCGGTTACGACGACTGGTTAAGCCAGCGCAAGCCGAAGGCCAAGGAAGCGAACCCGCGGCCCGACATCAATAAAGAGGAAGAGGCCCCGAGGCCGGCGAAACCCAGGCCCCGCAAACTTTCCTATAAAGAAGAGCAGGAGCTCGCCGCGCTTCCGGCCCAAATTGAGAAGCTTGAAGCCGAACAGGATGAGCTTTATCAGCAGATGACGGACCCGGCATTTTTCAAGAAGCCCCCGGCCGAGATCACCCAGGCCAAGGCCCGGCTTGAGCAGATCGAGGATGAGCTTTTAAAGACTTTTACGCGCTGGGAGTTTCTGGAAGATTCGCGCCAGGCCGGCGGATAA
- a CDS encoding phosphotransferase has product MEQIKYNDTGANPALRKFNPSRTDIERICRFFSIGELKYFEKEKDVAFSHENPFIYVQTTHGVYALKCYPAGTAKAITVENAVSRFLIHHDFPTPVMYIGHDGHPFLTSMGRLVTCFSYIKGVPAWQRINHRSTISQINATMLSLKNILSLAGGRIPLVKEKNLATTILALIQNFKALGPYPKGMIGASLLEAYRTYHNHQPLFIRQWIHNDANFSNFLFYKETLYTLDLFHVREDYALSDLACMVFSCLFLDNPAATVKSMVNDYFAKHKISLNHFLVLDTLIKIKMIKHCLWNIQLGQPVGLATESITALLKKTNNISRSLSRDIK; this is encoded by the coding sequence ATGGAACAGATAAAATACAACGATACTGGCGCTAATCCGGCATTGAGGAAATTCAACCCGTCCCGAACGGATATCGAACGCATCTGCCGCTTCTTTTCCATTGGGGAGCTCAAATATTTTGAAAAGGAAAAAGATGTTGCCTTTTCCCACGAGAATCCTTTCATCTATGTCCAAACGACACACGGGGTATACGCGCTTAAATGTTATCCTGCGGGTACGGCCAAAGCTATCACTGTTGAAAATGCCGTCAGTCGCTTCTTGATCCATCATGATTTTCCAACGCCTGTCATGTACATCGGCCATGACGGTCACCCGTTCTTGACCAGTATGGGGCGGCTTGTCACCTGTTTTTCTTATATCAAAGGTGTCCCGGCGTGGCAACGGATTAACCATCGAAGCACCATCAGCCAAATTAATGCCACCATGCTATCGCTAAAAAACATCTTATCTTTGGCCGGCGGACGCATCCCTTTAGTCAAAGAAAAGAACTTGGCTACAACTATCCTTGCCCTGATTCAAAATTTTAAAGCGCTGGGACCCTATCCGAAAGGGATGATTGGGGCATCTCTGCTGGAAGCATATCGGACATATCATAATCACCAACCGCTATTCATCCGCCAATGGATTCATAATGACGCCAATTTCTCCAATTTCCTCTTTTACAAAGAAACCCTCTATACCCTCGACCTATTCCACGTTAGAGAGGATTACGCTCTTTCCGACCTGGCATGCATGGTCTTCTCTTGCCTATTTCTTGACAACCCTGCTGCAACAGTAAAATCAATGGTAAATGACTATTTCGCCAAGCATAAAATTAGCTTGAACCATTTCTTAGTCCTTGACACCCTTATTAAAATTAAAATGATCAAACATTGTTTATGGAATATCCAACTTGGTCAACCCGTTGGCTTGGCTACAGAATCTATTACTGCCCTTTTAAAAAAAACAAACAATATTTCAAGGTCCCTGTCCCGAGACATAAAGTGA
- a CDS encoding phosphotransferase, whose product MRISNSPPDLYSGIDHLSFDTRPFSPAPDDIEQICRFFSLGKLRHYAVEKGITVSHSNFFVFAATTRGQYALKFYPVDAAKSIAIEHAVNRFLIGHHFPTPAMHAGQKGQPFLASHNRLAACYSYIEGVPSWERIKEPKTIHQINSAMFSLKNILSAAPGRLPFLKNISLAARIRALAQASRAMAPYGHKRLIDASLKDACQSYQRHQPLFTRQRLHNNAGLTNFLISNGTVYTLDLSHIREDYTPSDLASLVVSCLFFQIPQNTIKMIVKGYFEQYKIGPDYAPTLNTLIQIELIREYLKNVRRKKSADFSTCPVDFARTYKLHLATRKKIIAAVLRRMKNTPGLIK is encoded by the coding sequence ATGCGAATAAGCAACAGCCCACCTGATCTTTATTCCGGGATCGACCATCTGTCGTTTGACACAAGGCCTTTCAGCCCTGCCCCGGATGATATCGAACAGATATGCCGCTTCTTCTCCCTTGGAAAACTCCGGCATTATGCGGTTGAAAAAGGCATTACCGTATCCCACTCCAATTTCTTTGTCTTTGCCGCAACGACCCGCGGACAATACGCGCTTAAATTTTACCCGGTGGATGCAGCCAAATCAATCGCTATTGAACACGCGGTCAACCGTTTTCTGATCGGCCATCATTTCCCGACCCCCGCCATGCACGCCGGCCAAAAAGGACAGCCCTTTCTGGCCAGCCATAACCGGCTCGCCGCCTGCTATTCTTATATTGAGGGCGTTCCGTCATGGGAGCGCATCAAAGAACCCAAAACCATTCACCAGATCAATTCTGCGATGTTCTCTTTAAAGAATATTTTATCTGCCGCTCCCGGGAGACTTCCTTTCCTTAAAAACATCAGCCTTGCGGCAAGGATCCGCGCATTGGCCCAAGCATCCCGCGCCATGGCTCCCTATGGCCACAAACGGCTGATTGACGCATCTCTGAAGGACGCTTGCCAATCATATCAACGGCACCAACCGTTGTTCACCCGCCAACGGCTCCATAATAACGCTGGCTTAACCAATTTTCTCATCTCGAACGGAACCGTCTACACTCTTGACCTATCCCACATCCGGGAGGATTACACCCCTTCCGATCTGGCAAGCCTGGTCGTTTCCTGTCTATTCTTCCAAATACCCCAAAATACGATTAAAATGATTGTTAAAGGCTACTTTGAGCAGTACAAAATAGGGCCGGACTATGCCCCAACCCTCAACACCCTTATTCAGATCGAGCTGATTAGAGAATACTTAAAGAATGTCCGGCGTAAAAAATCCGCCGACTTCTCCACCTGTCCGGTGGATTTTGCGCGCACTTACAAACTCCACCTTGCAACCCGTAAAAAAATTATTGCCGCCGTATTGAGAAGAATGAAGAACACCCCGGGGCTTATAAAATAA
- a CDS encoding class I SAM-dependent methyltransferase — MDNVKAYFDRAAAGYEERSAGWHWRWLRDREFQAVRRMAGEGPLGDVLELGAGTGYYSRRLSEQGCRSLTCVDVSARMLDRCAIPACRRIVGDIQDFRLEERFDLIVCAGALEFVDSPEKVLNNAAAMLKREGAFVAVLPCRSWPGRAYQYYHRRHQIDVRLFSFDGMAAETRRAGMTLKARQIVPPFSWVMKAVPGPGSENKGPS; from the coding sequence ATGGATAACGTCAAAGCTTACTTTGACCGTGCCGCGGCCGGATATGAGGAGCGCTCGGCGGGCTGGCATTGGCGCTGGCTCCGGGACCGCGAATTCCAGGCGGTCCGCCGCATGGCCGGGGAGGGGCCGCTGGGAGATGTTCTTGAACTCGGCGCCGGGACCGGCTATTACAGCCGCCGGTTATCGGAGCAGGGCTGCCGGAGTTTGACCTGTGTCGACGTGTCGGCCCGGATGCTTGACCGTTGCGCGATCCCGGCCTGCCGCAGGATCGTGGGGGACATTCAGGATTTCCGGCTTGAGGAACGTTTCGACCTGATCGTGTGCGCGGGCGCCCTGGAATTTGTCGATTCTCCCGAAAAGGTTTTGAATAACGCCGCCGCTATGTTAAAAAGAGAAGGGGCGTTTGTCGCTGTCCTGCCGTGCCGGTCTTGGCCCGGAAGGGCCTATCAGTATTATCACCGGCGGCATCAGATCGACGTCCGGCTTTTTTCATTCGACGGAATGGCGGCGGAGACCCGGCGGGCCGGAATGACGCTGAAGGCCAGACAGATCGTCCCTCCTTTTTCATGGGTGATGAAAGCGGTCCCGGGTCCCGGGAGCGAAAATAAAGGGCCATCATGA
- a CDS encoding class I SAM-dependent methyltransferase has translation MGRGPADIRDFWDCKILAWEAGRYSPRRKGLFPDVNRPLKERMETAGRVLRTAAKDKVVLELGCGTARLLPAVMEAGAREYIGIDVSEAALREARGNCDRLGFSSRARFLRRDLRDLGPLSADLCFSLGFLDWLTVDEIKGVISGIDCGCFFHSFSERRFSLRQVLHRVYVYALYGYRSNGYVPRYHPEKTMEEVFRPRTKHRLSFYRARELSFCAFVCDFPEPGILRDG, from the coding sequence ATGGGACGCGGCCCGGCCGATATCAGGGATTTCTGGGACTGCAAGATCCTCGCATGGGAAGCCGGCAGATATTCTCCGCGCCGCAAAGGCCTGTTTCCGGACGTTAACAGGCCGCTCAAAGAACGGATGGAAACGGCGGGCCGGGTCTTAAGAACAGCCGCGAAGGACAAGGTTGTCCTGGAGCTCGGGTGCGGGACGGCGCGGCTGTTGCCCGCCGTCATGGAGGCCGGGGCCAGGGAATATATCGGGATCGATGTCTCGGAAGCGGCGCTCCGTGAGGCCCGCGGGAACTGTGACCGCCTCGGGTTTTCTTCCAGGGCGCGGTTTCTCCGGAGGGACCTCCGGGATCTCGGCCCCCTGTCGGCGGACCTGTGCTTTTCCCTGGGGTTTTTGGATTGGCTGACGGTGGATGAGATCAAAGGCGTCATCAGCGGAATTGACTGCGGCTGTTTCTTTCACTCGTTTTCGGAGAGGCGTTTTTCCCTCCGGCAGGTCCTTCACCGGGTTTATGTCTACGCGCTGTATGGATACCGGTCTAACGGCTATGTCCCTCGGTATCATCCGGAAAAAACGATGGAGGAAGTTTTCCGGCCGCGGACGAAACACCGGTTGAGTTTCTACCGCGCCCGCGAGCTCAGCTTCTGCGCCTTTGTGTGCGATTTTCCCGAGCCGGGGATCTTGCGTGATGGATAA